The Glycine soja cultivar W05 chromosome 6, ASM419377v2, whole genome shotgun sequence genome has a window encoding:
- the LOC114415468 gene encoding uncharacterized protein LOC114415468 codes for MLDPRTHHPTNSFELYDAAPHKPHTWEATNSSGLWPSKPAFEEVEVDDSGICSPPMWTTSPARRKNNLRSLSPTSRTQAIVSGQRELMEMVKNMPESNYELSLKDLVEHHRVVDATRQEKNVVEERKNLSSVYMKREKSRKVDNNNKMAQVKRNGNIDRGGFYLKMGLPFPFGSKDKKKKMKKKNESLGNSSSSRVTPKPSDGSAKGGGVVDKEWWKKSPLACKESDSGESSINSESGKSSGSSSSNSSSSRSNSRRENSGKRCWPFIRRPKSRTQKK; via the exons ATGCTTGATCCAAGAACACACCACCCCACCAATTCTTTTGAATTGTACGACGCAGCACCACACAAACCTCACACATGGGAAGCTACGAACAGTTCCGGTTTGTGGCCTTCGAAACCAGCTTTCGAGGAGGTAGAGGTTGATGATTCCGGAATATGTTCACCTCCCATGTGGACAACGAGCCCCGCACGCCGCAAGAACAACCTTCGTAGCCTCTCGCCGACGTCGAGGACGCAAGCCATAGTGAGTGGGCAGAGGGAGCTCATGGAGATGGTGAAGAACATGCCAGAGTCCAACTACGAGCTCTCTTTGAAGGACCTCGTGGAGCACCACAGGGTTGTTGATGCTACTAGACAAGAGAAAAACGTGgtggaagagagaaaaaacttGAGCAGCGTGTAcatgaagagagaaaaaagtagaaaggttgataataataataagatggCACAGGTGAAGAGGAACGGGAACATTGATCGTGGAGGGTTCTACCTCAAAATGGgtcttccttttccttttggATCAAaggacaagaagaagaagatgaaaaagaaaaatgagtcCTTGGGGAATAGTAGTAGTTCGAGAGTTACCCCTAAACCTTCTGATGGATCAGCAAAGGGTGGTGGTGTTGTTGATAAGGAGTGGTGGAAGAAGAGTCCTTTGGCGTGTAAAGAGAGTGATAGTGGTGAATCAAGTATCAATAGTGAGAGTGGGAAGAGCTCCGGTAGCAGTAGTAGCAATAGCAGCAGTAGCAGGAGTAACAGCAG GCGTGAGAACAGTGGTAAGCGTTGCTGGCCTTTCATCCGCAGACCCAAAAGTCGAACACAAAAAAAGTAA